A genome region from Hevea brasiliensis isolate MT/VB/25A 57/8 chromosome 7, ASM3005281v1, whole genome shotgun sequence includes the following:
- the LOC110651291 gene encoding protein ULTRAPETALA 1, whose product MANGLEKEILFSDEELREMSGVKRGGDYIEVTCGCTSHRYGDAVGRLRVFINGDLEITCECTPGCNEDKLTPAAFEKHSGRETARKWKNNVWVIVNGEKVPLSKTVLLKYYSQASKNANGSHRSCNGRVCHRDEFVCCSKCKKERRFRLRTKEECRIHHDALADVNWKCADLPFDKITCDDEEERASRRVYRGCTRSPTCKGCTSCVCFGCEICRFSDCSCQTCIDFTRNAKA is encoded by the exons ATGGCGAATGGGTTAGAGAAAGAGATATTGTTTAGCGATGAAGAGTTGAGAGAGATGAGTGGCGTCAAGAGAGGTGGAGATTACATAGAGGTGACATGTGGGTGTACTAGCCATAGATATGGTGATGCTGTTGGTAGGCTTAGGGTTTTTATCAATGGTGACCTTGAAATTACCTGTGAATGCACCCCTGGTTGCAATGAAG ACAAGCTGACTCCAGCTGCATTTGAGAAGCATTCTGGAAGAGAGACAGCAAGAAAATGGAAGAACAATGTCTGGGTCATAGTTAATGGGGAAAAGGTTCCATTGTCAAAGACAGTATTGCTCAAGTACTACAGCCAAGCATCAAAAAATGCCAATGGCTCCCACAGATCCTGTAATGGACGAGTTTGTCATCGCGATGAGTTTGTTTGCTGTAGTAAGTGTAAAAAGGAAAGGAGGTTCCGATTACGGACCAAAGAAGAGTGTCGAATTCACCATGATGCTTTGGCTGATGTGAACTGGAAATGTGCTGATCTGCCATTTGACAA AATCACATGCGACGATGAAGAAGAACGCGCAAGTCGTAGGGTATACAGAGGCTGCACCCGGTCCCCAACATGCAAAGGTTGCACTTCCTGCGTGTGCTTTGGGTGTGAAATCTGTCGTTTCTCAGATTGCAGTTGCCAGACTTGCATCGACTTCACAAGGAATGCAAAAGCTTAA